Proteins from a genomic interval of Ralstonia wenshanensis:
- a CDS encoding carbohydrate ABC transporter permease encodes MNKPFNNKAWFLILPVFLCVAFSAILPLMTVVNYSVQDIISPEQHVFVGVDWFRQILRDGDLQDALTRQLIFSLCVLAVEIPLGIGLALSMPSKGWKASAALVVLAMPLLIPWNVVGTIWQIFGRSDIGLAGYWLNEMGIDYNYTSHSFDAWITVLIMDVWHWTPLVALLAYAGLRSIPDAFYQAAEIDGASRLAVFRYIQLPKMRGVLMIGVLLRFMDSFMIYTEPFVLTGGGPGNATTFLSQYLTQKAVGQFDLGPAAAFSIVYFLIILLFCFVLYNWMQRMGSASTAVGDDHA; translated from the coding sequence ATGAACAAGCCGTTCAACAACAAGGCATGGTTCCTGATCCTGCCGGTGTTCCTGTGTGTGGCGTTCTCCGCCATCCTGCCGCTGATGACGGTGGTGAACTACTCGGTGCAGGACATCATCAGCCCCGAGCAGCACGTGTTCGTGGGCGTCGACTGGTTCCGCCAGATCCTGCGCGACGGCGATCTGCAGGACGCCCTCACGCGCCAGCTGATCTTCTCGCTGTGCGTGCTGGCCGTGGAGATTCCGCTGGGCATCGGCCTGGCGTTGTCGATGCCGTCCAAGGGCTGGAAGGCCTCGGCCGCGCTTGTGGTGCTCGCCATGCCGCTGCTGATTCCCTGGAACGTGGTCGGCACGATCTGGCAGATCTTCGGGCGCTCCGATATCGGCCTGGCCGGGTACTGGCTCAACGAGATGGGGATCGACTACAACTACACGTCGCACTCGTTCGATGCGTGGATCACGGTGCTGATCATGGACGTGTGGCACTGGACGCCGCTGGTGGCGCTGCTGGCGTATGCCGGGCTGCGCTCGATCCCGGATGCGTTCTATCAAGCGGCGGAGATTGACGGCGCCAGCCGCCTGGCCGTGTTCCGCTACATCCAGCTGCCGAAGATGCGCGGCGTGCTGATGATCGGTGTGCTGCTGCGCTTCATGGACAGCTTCATGATCTACACCGAGCCGTTCGTGCTGACCGGCGGCGGCCCCGGCAATGCCACGACGTTCCTGTCGCAGTACCTGACGCAGAAGGCGGTCGGCCAGTTCGACCTGGGCCCGGCGGCGGCATTCTCGATCGTGTACTTCCTCATCATCCTGCTGTTCTGCTTCGTCCTCTACAACTGGATGCAGCGCATGGGCAGCGCCAGCACGGCCGTGGGAGACGACCATGCCTAA
- a CDS encoding ABC transporter ATP-binding protein, protein MILELDQVTAMVGAQTHLYPTSLRLAPGAINVLLGPTQAGKTTLMRIMAGLDRPTTGRVLVDGKDVTGVGVRDRNLAMVYQQFINYPAMTVFDNIASPLRLQGTNKGEIDTRVRAVAAKLHIEHLLQRLPAELSGGQQQRCALARALVKRAPLVLLDEPLVNLDYKLREELRAELASLFADGGTTVVYATTEPQEALLLGGHTVVMHEGRVLQDGPTLDMYEVPVSVNAAAIFNDPPMNVLDATVVEGNQIRLPQGIDVAWTRPLPMAAGTRCRIGLRPSHIRLSPRNAGAVALPGTVELAELSGSETYLHVRAHAAGQSSTIGLVAQLPGVHEFELGAALDVFVDPAELFLFDEAGKLVSAPKQGGAHGAH, encoded by the coding sequence TTGATTCTGGAACTGGACCAGGTTACGGCCATGGTCGGGGCGCAGACGCACCTGTACCCGACCAGCCTGCGGCTGGCGCCCGGCGCCATCAACGTGCTGCTGGGGCCGACGCAAGCCGGCAAGACCACGTTGATGCGCATCATGGCCGGGTTGGACCGGCCGACCACCGGCCGCGTACTGGTCGATGGCAAGGACGTGACGGGCGTGGGGGTGCGCGATCGCAATCTGGCGATGGTGTACCAGCAATTCATCAACTACCCGGCGATGACGGTGTTCGACAACATCGCCTCGCCGCTGCGCCTGCAGGGCACCAACAAGGGCGAGATCGACACGCGTGTGCGTGCCGTCGCCGCCAAGCTGCACATTGAACACCTGCTGCAGCGCCTGCCGGCCGAGTTGTCCGGCGGACAGCAGCAGCGTTGCGCGCTGGCCCGGGCACTCGTCAAGCGTGCGCCGCTGGTGCTGCTGGACGAGCCGCTGGTCAACCTCGACTACAAGCTGCGCGAAGAACTGCGTGCCGAGCTGGCATCGCTCTTTGCCGACGGCGGCACGACGGTCGTCTACGCCACCACCGAGCCGCAGGAAGCGCTGCTGCTGGGCGGCCACACCGTCGTCATGCATGAAGGCCGCGTGCTGCAGGATGGCCCGACGCTCGACATGTATGAAGTGCCGGTGTCGGTCAACGCAGCAGCCATCTTCAACGACCCGCCGATGAACGTGCTGGACGCCACCGTGGTCGAGGGCAACCAGATCCGCCTGCCGCAAGGCATTGACGTTGCATGGACGCGCCCGCTGCCGATGGCGGCCGGCACGCGCTGTCGCATCGGCCTGCGTCCGAGCCACATCCGCCTGTCGCCGCGCAATGCTGGCGCGGTTGCCCTGCCAGGCACGGTGGAGCTGGCCGAGTTGTCGGGTTCCGAAACGTATCTGCACGTGCGCGCGCACGCCGCCGGCCAGTCGAGCACGATCGGCTTGGTCGCGCAGTTGCCGGGTGTGCATGAGTTCGAACTCGGCGCGGCGCTGGACGTGTTTGTCGATCCGGCCGAACTGTTCCTGTTCGATGAAGCGGGCAAGCTGGTGAGCGCGCCCAAGCAGGGAGGCGCACATGGCGCGCATTGA
- the rplA gene encoding 50S ribosomal protein L1: MAKISKRAAANKAKVERTKFYPIDEALSLVKECASAKFDESIDVAVQLGIDAKKSDQVVRGSVVLPAGTGKSVRVAVFAQGDKAEQAKAAGAEIVGMEDLAEQIKAGKMDFDVVIASPDTMRVVGTLGQILGPRGLMPNPKVGTVTPDVATAVKNAKAGQVQFRVDKAGIVHATIGRRSFEPAALKSNLAALLDALTKAKPASSKGVYLRKVAVSSTMGVGVRVDQATLAA, translated from the coding sequence ATGGCAAAGATTTCGAAGCGTGCGGCCGCGAACAAGGCCAAGGTCGAGCGTACCAAGTTCTACCCGATCGACGAAGCGCTGAGCCTCGTCAAGGAATGCGCCAGCGCCAAGTTCGATGAATCCATCGACGTGGCCGTGCAACTGGGCATCGATGCAAAGAAGTCGGACCAAGTGGTCCGTGGTTCGGTGGTGCTGCCTGCCGGTACCGGCAAGTCGGTGCGCGTGGCTGTGTTTGCTCAAGGCGACAAGGCCGAGCAAGCCAAGGCTGCAGGCGCTGAGATCGTCGGCATGGAAGATCTTGCCGAGCAGATCAAGGCCGGCAAGATGGACTTCGACGTCGTGATCGCTTCGCCGGACACGATGCGCGTGGTCGGTACGCTGGGTCAGATTCTGGGCCCGCGCGGCCTGATGCCGAACCCGAAGGTCGGCACCGTGACGCCGGACGTTGCTACGGCTGTGAAGAACGCCAAGGCTGGTCAGGTGCAATTCCGTGTCGACAAGGCCGGTATCGTCCATGCCACCATTGGCCGCCGCTCGTTCGAGCCGGCAGCCCTGAAGAGCAACCTGGCTGCACTGCTGGACGCGCTGACCAAGGCCAAGCCGGCATCGAGCAAGGGTGTGTACCTGCGCAAGGTCGCCGTGTCGTCGACGATGGGCGTGGGCGTGCGTGTTGACCAGGCAACCCTGGCTGCCTGA
- the glpD gene encoding glycerol-3-phosphate dehydrogenase has protein sequence MQLSDASHLDCDLLVVGGGINGVGIARDAVGRGLSVVLCEKDDLAQHTSSASTKLIHGGLRYLEYYEFSLVRKALQEREVLLRMAPHIMWPLRFVMPHDAAQRPAWMIRAGLFLYDHLARRRFLPGSESIKLAQHPAGKPLKAGYTRGFVYSDGWVDDARLVVLNARDAADRGAHIFTRTRCLNAERRADGWHASLAGPDGIRSVRAKAVVNAAGPWAAEFARSAHALPSTRGLRLIKGSHIVVRRMFDHPFAYIFQNPDGRIVFAIPYQNEFTLIGTTDLEYKGSVDQVAIDADEIQYLCEMASRYFTQQLTPADVVWSYSGVRPLLDDSAANASAITRDYLVECETGADGTGAPLVNVWGGKITTYRKLAEEALDQLAPHLPLAGKPSWTATASLPGGDLEAPGQLVAEYTFDDFVTRLQKRLPWLPTQLAMRYAHQYGTRLNTLLAGATRLEELGAEVTPGLYEAEIRYLIEHEWARTAQDILWRRTKLGLHASDADRSRLEGWLARHLPEGEPAPIAERAP, from the coding sequence ATGCAACTTTCTGACGCGTCGCATCTGGACTGTGATCTGCTGGTGGTCGGAGGCGGCATCAACGGCGTGGGCATCGCGCGTGACGCTGTAGGCCGTGGCCTGTCGGTGGTCTTGTGTGAAAAGGACGACCTGGCCCAGCACACCTCTTCGGCCTCAACCAAGCTGATCCACGGCGGGCTGCGGTACCTCGAATATTACGAATTCAGCCTGGTGCGCAAGGCGCTGCAGGAGCGCGAGGTGCTGCTGCGCATGGCGCCGCACATCATGTGGCCCCTGCGTTTCGTGATGCCGCACGATGCCGCGCAACGCCCGGCGTGGATGATCCGCGCGGGCCTCTTCCTCTATGACCATCTGGCGCGCCGGCGCTTTCTGCCCGGTTCGGAATCCATCAAACTCGCCCAGCATCCGGCGGGTAAGCCGCTTAAGGCAGGCTACACGCGCGGTTTCGTCTATTCCGATGGCTGGGTGGACGACGCCCGCCTGGTGGTGCTCAACGCCCGCGATGCGGCGGACCGCGGCGCGCACATCTTCACCCGCACGCGCTGCCTGAACGCCGAGCGCCGCGCCGATGGGTGGCACGCCTCTCTGGCTGGCCCGGACGGCATCCGCTCCGTGCGCGCCAAGGCAGTCGTCAACGCCGCAGGGCCGTGGGCGGCGGAGTTCGCCCGCTCTGCGCACGCGCTGCCGAGCACGCGCGGCCTGCGCCTGATCAAGGGCAGCCACATCGTCGTGCGGCGCATGTTCGATCACCCGTTCGCCTATATCTTCCAGAACCCGGACGGGCGGATCGTGTTTGCGATCCCGTACCAGAACGAGTTCACGCTGATCGGCACGACGGATCTGGAATACAAGGGCTCGGTGGACCAAGTCGCCATCGACGCGGACGAAATCCAGTATCTGTGCGAGATGGCCAGCCGCTATTTCACCCAGCAGCTGACGCCGGCCGACGTGGTGTGGAGCTACTCGGGCGTGCGGCCGCTGCTGGACGACAGCGCCGCCAACGCTTCGGCCATCACGCGCGATTACCTGGTCGAATGCGAGACCGGCGCCGACGGCACTGGCGCACCGCTCGTCAACGTGTGGGGCGGCAAGATCACGACCTACCGCAAGCTGGCTGAAGAAGCGCTGGACCAGTTGGCCCCGCATCTGCCGCTGGCCGGCAAGCCTTCGTGGACAGCCACTGCATCGCTGCCGGGCGGCGATCTGGAAGCGCCAGGGCAGTTGGTTGCCGAATACACCTTCGACGATTTTGTGACGCGCCTGCAAAAACGTTTGCCGTGGCTGCCTACCCAACTGGCGATGCGCTATGCGCACCAGTACGGCACGCGCCTGAACACGCTGCTGGCGGGCGCCACGCGGCTGGAAGAGCTGGGCGCCGAGGTGACGCCCGGCCTGTATGAAGCCGAAATCCGTTACCTGATCGAACACGAATGGGCTCGCACGGCGCAGGACATCCTGTGGCGGCGGACCAAGCTGGGCCTGCACGCCAGCGATGCCGACCGCAGCCGCCTGGAAGGCTGGCTGGCGCGGCATCTGCCGGAAGGCGAGCCCGCGCCAATTGCGGAACGCGCGCCCTGA
- the nusG gene encoding transcription termination/antitermination protein NusG: MTDNVANDTSTDSSAPASKKRWYVVHAYSGMEKSVQRALQERIEREGLQHLFGQILVPSEEVMESKSGRKTVTERRLFPGYVFVEMEMTDETWHLVKNTSKVTGFIGGTGNRPSPISKSEVDKIMAQIQEGVEKPRPKTLFEVGEMVRVKEGPFTDFNGNVEEVNYEKSRLRVSVTIFGRATPVELEFGQVEKV; this comes from the coding sequence ATGACGGATAACGTAGCGAACGACACGTCCACGGATTCGTCCGCACCGGCCTCGAAGAAGCGCTGGTATGTCGTGCATGCCTATTCGGGCATGGAAAAAAGCGTGCAACGCGCGCTGCAGGAGCGTATTGAGCGCGAAGGCCTGCAACATCTGTTCGGTCAGATTCTGGTGCCGTCGGAAGAGGTGATGGAGAGCAAAAGCGGTCGCAAGACCGTGACTGAGCGCCGCCTGTTCCCCGGCTACGTCTTTGTCGAAATGGAGATGACCGACGAGACCTGGCACTTGGTGAAGAACACCTCCAAGGTGACTGGCTTCATTGGTGGTACGGGCAATCGCCCCTCGCCGATTTCCAAGAGCGAAGTCGACAAGATCATGGCCCAGATCCAGGAAGGGGTCGAGAAGCCACGTCCCAAGACGCTGTTCGAAGTGGGTGAGATGGTGCGCGTGAAGGAAGGCCCGTTTACCGACTTCAATGGCAACGTCGAAGAAGTGAACTACGAGAAATCGCGCCTGCGCGTTTCCGTGACGATCTTCGGACGTGCGACGCCGGTCGAGCTCGAGTTCGGTCAGGTCGAGAAGGTTTAA
- a CDS encoding CHAD domain-containing protein gives MSEHSHAAILSIFAGIVTEHIAALRDALAKLVAPSPSDEDLHQFRVTLRRLRSAWVTFAPVLPRSFAAEWKPRLRALAASTGPVREWDVLLSDWLPAAQQFLSNDDDVGRAWLDRALTKSKEARNRAWEALRAELASPDVAETLLELERAVAAFHIEGESQQHPRFARAQARALRRKLIRRGRHPKRSSAPRLHRARIAAKQWRYLYEAFYPALGAHAAKRYRNHLRKLQDALGEVHDASVALDCVADLLGAPPPLSIVNAFHKRACTARERAAKGLRWMRSHKAP, from the coding sequence GTGAGCGAGCACTCACATGCGGCAATCCTTTCGATCTTCGCGGGCATCGTCACCGAGCACATCGCTGCTTTGCGCGATGCCCTTGCCAAGCTGGTCGCGCCCAGCCCCAGCGATGAAGATCTCCACCAATTCCGAGTCACGTTGCGCCGTCTACGTTCGGCTTGGGTGACGTTCGCGCCCGTTTTGCCGCGCAGTTTTGCCGCAGAGTGGAAGCCTCGCCTGCGTGCACTTGCCGCATCCACTGGCCCTGTGCGCGAATGGGATGTGCTGCTTTCCGATTGGCTGCCCGCGGCTCAGCAGTTCTTATCTAATGACGATGATGTAGGCCGGGCGTGGTTGGACCGGGCGCTCACGAAGTCCAAAGAGGCGCGCAATCGAGCTTGGGAGGCGTTGCGAGCCGAACTGGCGTCGCCTGATGTGGCGGAAACGCTGCTCGAACTTGAGCGTGCGGTCGCGGCGTTTCATATAGAAGGCGAGTCGCAGCAGCATCCCCGTTTCGCTCGCGCCCAGGCCCGGGCGCTCAGAAGGAAGCTGATCCGTCGCGGCCGCCATCCCAAGCGGTCGTCCGCACCACGGCTGCATCGCGCCCGAATCGCCGCCAAGCAGTGGCGCTATCTATATGAAGCGTTCTACCCGGCGCTTGGAGCCCACGCAGCCAAGCGCTACCGCAACCATTTGCGCAAATTGCAAGACGCCTTGGGGGAAGTGCACGATGCGAGCGTTGCTCTGGATTGCGTTGCCGACTTATTGGGTGCGCCGCCACCGCTTTCTATAGTGAATGCCTTTCACAAGCGCGCCTGCACTGCGCGGGAGCGGGCAGCGAAGGGGCTGCGATGGATGCGGTCTCACAAAGCGCCGTAA
- a CDS encoding ABC transporter ATP-binding protein: MARIEFRNLGHSYRPNPQSLNDYALQPMNMTWRDGGAYALLGPSGCGKSTLLNIISGLLTPSEGQVLFDDRDVTHASPRERNIAQVFQFPVIYDTMTVFDNLAFPLRNRKTPEAEVKKRVEEVAEILELQHALKRRASGLAADAKQKISLGRGLVRKDVAAILFDEPLTVIDPHLKWQLRRQLKKIHQQLKLTLIYVTHDQVEALTFADEVVVMTEGKVVQQGGPEALFERPDHTFVGYFIGSPGMNLYPVTVDGDVIALGDQRLTVGHDTLATLKNANGSLKLGIRPEFVQLAAPGEVGTVAANVHQVQQLGTHQLLTASLGEAGGPPIKAKLPNEVSVTESRVWLRLDAPQTLYYSNDERIGR; encoded by the coding sequence ATGGCGCGCATTGAATTCCGCAACCTGGGGCACAGCTACCGCCCCAATCCGCAAAGTCTGAACGACTACGCGCTGCAGCCGATGAACATGACGTGGCGCGACGGCGGTGCCTACGCGCTGCTCGGCCCGTCGGGCTGCGGGAAGTCTACGCTGCTGAACATCATCTCGGGGCTGTTGACGCCGTCCGAAGGCCAGGTGCTCTTCGACGACCGCGACGTCACGCACGCCAGCCCGCGCGAGCGCAACATCGCGCAGGTGTTCCAGTTCCCGGTCATCTACGACACGATGACCGTGTTCGACAACCTCGCCTTCCCGCTGCGCAATCGCAAGACGCCGGAAGCCGAAGTGAAGAAGCGCGTGGAGGAAGTGGCCGAGATTCTCGAGCTGCAGCATGCGCTCAAGCGCCGCGCCTCGGGCCTGGCCGCGGACGCCAAGCAGAAGATCTCGCTGGGCCGCGGCCTGGTGCGCAAGGACGTGGCGGCCATCCTGTTCGACGAGCCGCTCACCGTCATCGATCCGCACCTGAAGTGGCAACTGCGTCGCCAGCTCAAGAAGATCCACCAGCAGCTCAAGCTCACGCTGATCTACGTGACGCATGATCAGGTGGAGGCGCTGACCTTTGCCGACGAGGTGGTCGTCATGACTGAAGGCAAGGTGGTGCAGCAAGGCGGCCCGGAAGCGCTGTTCGAGCGGCCGGACCATACCTTCGTCGGCTACTTCATCGGCAGCCCGGGCATGAACCTGTACCCGGTGACGGTAGATGGCGATGTGATCGCGCTGGGCGACCAGCGCCTGACGGTCGGACACGACACGCTCGCTACGCTCAAGAACGCAAACGGTTCGCTCAAGCTCGGCATCCGTCCGGAGTTCGTGCAGCTGGCCGCACCGGGAGAAGTCGGCACCGTGGCGGCCAACGTTCATCAGGTGCAGCAACTGGGTACGCACCAGCTGCTGACTGCAAGCCTGGGCGAGGCTGGCGGCCCGCCCATCAAGGCCAAGCTGCCGAACGAAGTGAGCGTGACCGAATCGCGCGTATGGCTGCGCCTGGATGCGCCGCAGACGCTGTACTACAGCAATGACGAGAGGATCGGCCGATGA
- the rplJ gene encoding 50S ribosomal protein L10: MALNLEDKKAVVAEVTAQVAKASTIVVAEYRGITVGDLTKLRAQARQQGVYLRVLKNTLARRAVEGTPFAELAEQLTGPLIYGISEDAVAPAKVLNDFAKGNDKLVLRAGSYDGKVLDVDAVKALATIPSREELLSKLLFVMQAPVSGFARALGALAAKQGEGEAAAA; this comes from the coding sequence GTGGCACTCAATCTCGAAGATAAGAAGGCCGTCGTGGCCGAGGTAACGGCGCAAGTCGCCAAGGCCTCGACCATCGTCGTCGCCGAATATCGCGGTATCACGGTTGGCGATCTGACCAAGCTGCGCGCGCAAGCGCGCCAGCAAGGCGTCTACCTGCGCGTTCTGAAGAACACGCTGGCGCGCCGTGCTGTTGAAGGCACGCCGTTTGCCGAACTCGCCGAGCAACTGACCGGCCCGCTGATCTACGGTATTTCCGAAGACGCAGTGGCCCCGGCCAAGGTGCTGAACGATTTCGCCAAGGGCAATGACAAGCTGGTGCTGCGCGCCGGTTCGTACGATGGCAAGGTTCTCGACGTCGACGCCGTGAAGGCGCTGGCAACGATTCCGAGCCGCGAAGAACTGCTCAGCAAGCTGCTGTTCGTCATGCAGGCTCCGGTGTCGGGCTTTGCCCGCGCCCTGGGTGCCCTGGCTGCCAAGCAAGGCGAAGGCGAGGCTGCAGCGGCCTAA
- the secE gene encoding preprotein translocase subunit SecE yields MANPNVETVNTASGKWLLVLAFLLLVAGVIGFYLLAQQPSYVRAASLISGLVLGAGVALVSAPGQGFIEFARESYREVRKVVWPTRKEAGQMTGLVFAFVVIMALFLWSADKLIEWVIFSLVLGWK; encoded by the coding sequence ATGGCCAATCCGAACGTCGAAACCGTCAACACCGCCAGCGGCAAATGGCTGCTGGTCTTGGCGTTCCTGCTGCTGGTTGCTGGGGTGATCGGTTTTTACCTGCTTGCGCAACAGCCGAGCTATGTCCGTGCTGCCTCGCTGATCAGCGGGCTGGTGTTGGGCGCAGGCGTTGCGCTGGTGTCCGCGCCTGGGCAAGGCTTCATCGAGTTTGCGCGCGAGTCGTACCGCGAAGTTCGCAAGGTGGTGTGGCCGACGCGCAAGGAAGCCGGGCAAATGACCGGTTTGGTGTTTGCGTTCGTCGTGATCATGGCCCTGTTCCTGTGGTCTGCGGACAAGCTCATCGAGTGGGTGATCTTCTCGCTCGTGCTGGGCTGGAAATAA
- a CDS encoding DeoR/GlpR family DNA-binding transcription regulator — protein sequence MLPRHRQILEYVRQHGDASVDALARVLGVTTQTIRRDIRQLEDERLLARYHGGVGLPSSVENIDYDQRQVLHIDAKRRIAEVVARHVEPGRSLIINIGTTTEEVSKALVGQNGPRGLRVITNNLNVASILSGSPDAEVIVAGGLVRNRDRGIVGEATIDFMKQFRVDIGIIGVSSIDEDGTLLDYDYREVRVAQAIIEQSREVWLVADHSKFGRRAVVRLGHVAQIDKFFTDVPVPEPMAEVFRAAEVDVIVASETL from the coding sequence ATGCTTCCGCGACACCGCCAAATCCTTGAATACGTTCGCCAGCACGGCGATGCCTCCGTTGACGCGCTTGCCCGCGTGCTCGGTGTCACGACGCAAACCATCCGTCGCGATATCCGTCAGCTTGAAGACGAGCGCCTGCTGGCGCGCTACCACGGCGGCGTCGGCTTGCCGTCGTCGGTCGAGAACATCGACTACGACCAGCGCCAGGTCTTGCACATCGACGCCAAGCGCCGCATCGCCGAAGTCGTTGCGCGCCACGTCGAGCCCGGCCGCTCGCTCATCATCAATATTGGAACGACCACCGAAGAAGTCTCCAAGGCGCTGGTCGGCCAGAACGGCCCGCGTGGCCTGCGCGTCATCACCAACAACCTGAACGTCGCGTCGATCCTCTCCGGTAGCCCGGATGCCGAAGTCATCGTCGCCGGCGGCCTCGTGCGCAACCGGGATCGCGGCATCGTCGGCGAGGCCACGATCGACTTCATGAAGCAGTTCCGCGTCGACATCGGCATCATCGGCGTCTCCAGCATCGACGAAGACGGCACGCTGCTCGACTACGACTACCGCGAAGTACGCGTCGCCCAGGCCATCATCGAGCAGTCGCGCGAGGTCTGGCTCGTCGCCGATCACTCCAAGTTCGGCCGCCGCGCCGTCGTCCGCCTGGGCCACGTCGCGCAGATCGACAAGTTCTTCACCGACGTCCCGGTGCCCGAGCCGATGGCCGAAGTCTTCCGGGCTGCAGAGGTCGACGTGATCGTCGCCAGCGAAACGCTCTGA
- the tuf gene encoding elongation factor Tu — protein sequence MAKEKFERTKPHVNVGTIGHVDHGKTTLTAAITTVLATKFGGAAKAYDQIDAAPEEKARGITINTAHVEYETANRHYAHVDCPGHADYVKNMITGAAQMDGAILVCSAADGPMPQTREHILLARQVGVPYIVVFLNKCDMVDDAELLELVEMEVRELLSKYDFPGDDTPIVKGSAKLALEGDKGELGEVAIMNLADALDTYIPTPERAVDGTFLMPVEDVFSISGRGTVVTGRIERGVVKVGEELEIVGIKATQKTTCTGVEMFRKLLDQGQAGDNVGILLRGTKREDVERGQVLCKPGSIKPHTHFTGEVYILSKDEGGRHTPFFNNYRPQFYFRTTDVTGSIELPADKEMVMPGDNVSITVKLIAPIAMEEGLRFAIREGGRTVGAGVVAKIIE from the coding sequence ATGGCAAAGGAAAAGTTCGAGCGGACCAAGCCGCACGTGAACGTTGGTACGATTGGTCACGTTGACCACGGCAAGACGACGCTGACCGCAGCGATCACGACCGTGCTGGCGACCAAGTTTGGTGGTGCCGCCAAGGCATACGACCAGATCGATGCGGCGCCGGAAGAAAAGGCACGCGGCATCACGATCAATACCGCACACGTCGAGTACGAAACGGCCAACCGCCACTACGCGCACGTTGACTGCCCGGGCCACGCCGACTACGTCAAGAACATGATTACCGGTGCTGCCCAGATGGACGGCGCCATCCTGGTGTGCTCGGCCGCTGACGGCCCGATGCCGCAAACGCGTGAGCACATCCTGCTGGCCCGCCAGGTTGGTGTGCCGTACATCGTCGTGTTCCTGAACAAGTGCGACATGGTGGACGACGCCGAGCTGCTGGAGCTGGTCGAGATGGAAGTGCGCGAACTTCTGTCGAAGTACGACTTCCCGGGCGACGACACCCCGATCGTCAAGGGTTCGGCCAAGCTGGCGCTGGAAGGCGACAAGGGCGAACTGGGCGAAGTGGCCATCATGAACCTGGCCGACGCACTGGACACCTACATCCCGACGCCGGAGCGCGCTGTTGACGGTACGTTCCTGATGCCGGTGGAAGACGTGTTCTCGATCTCGGGTCGCGGCACCGTGGTGACCGGTCGTATCGAGCGCGGCGTCGTTAAGGTCGGCGAAGAACTCGAAATCGTCGGTATCAAGGCCACGCAGAAGACGACCTGCACGGGCGTCGAAATGTTCCGCAAGCTGCTGGACCAAGGTCAAGCAGGCGACAACGTCGGTATTCTGCTGCGCGGCACGAAGCGCGAAGACGTCGAGCGCGGCCAAGTGCTGTGCAAGCCGGGTTCGATCAAGCCGCACACGCACTTCACGGGCGAGGTCTACATCCTGTCGAAGGACGAAGGCGGCCGTCACACGCCGTTCTTCAACAACTACCGTCCGCAGTTCTACTTCCGTACGACGGACGTGACCGGCTCGATCGAGCTGCCGGCCGACAAGGAAATGGTTATGCCCGGCGACAACGTGTCGATCACCGTCAAGCTGATTGCCCCGATCGCCATGGAAGAAGGTCTGCGCTTCGCTATCCGTGAAGGCGGCCGTACCGTCGGCGCCGGCGTCGTCGCTAAGATCATCGAGTAA
- the rplK gene encoding 50S ribosomal protein L11 translates to MAKKIIGFIKLQIPAGKANPSPPVGPALGQRGLNIMEFCKAFNAQTQGMEPGLPVPVVITAFADKSFTFVMKSPPATVLIKKAAGIQKGSAKPHTDKVGKITRAQAEEIAKAKNADLTAADLDAAVRTIAGSARSMGITVEGL, encoded by the coding sequence ATGGCCAAGAAAATTATTGGCTTTATCAAGCTGCAAATTCCGGCTGGTAAAGCAAATCCGTCCCCGCCCGTCGGCCCCGCTCTGGGTCAGCGCGGTCTGAACATCATGGAGTTCTGCAAGGCGTTCAACGCGCAGACTCAAGGTATGGAACCGGGTCTGCCGGTGCCGGTGGTGATCACCGCCTTCGCCGACAAGAGCTTCACCTTCGTGATGAAGTCGCCGCCGGCGACCGTGCTCATCAAGAAGGCCGCCGGTATCCAGAAGGGTTCGGCCAAGCCGCATACCGACAAGGTCGGCAAGATCACCCGTGCCCAGGCAGAAGAAATTGCCAAGGCGAAGAACGCTGACCTTACCGCAGCTGATCTGGACGCCGCTGTGCGTACGATCGCCGGTAGCGCCCGTTCGATGGGTATCACGGTGGAGGGCCTGTAA